A window from Zingiber officinale cultivar Zhangliang chromosome 7A, Zo_v1.1, whole genome shotgun sequence encodes these proteins:
- the LOC122000414 gene encoding uncharacterized protein LOC122000414, with protein MAYHHHHHHHHHHHLSYLNSPSQFTNSTSLKIKIFIKSYVIQHVRHAVRATKSMFMELFHQKSTYIIKIHKFCKHRRRSKSHVHHSSSHIIPIPEPPCHSEEFFDVSQCLYYDATWNSMISAEDMDGDPMEPPPVEEKNRGRNDKDNDNEGGNEIDRLAEKFIASCHEKFRLEKQESYRRYLEMLARSV; from the coding sequence ATGGcttaccaccaccaccaccaccaccaccaccaccaccatctAAGTTACTTGAACTCTCCTTCTCAATTCACAAACTCAACCTCCCTCAAGATCAAAATCTTCATCAAATCCTACGTGATTCAACACGTCCGCCATGCCGTCCGGGCCACCAAGTCCATGTTCATGGAGCTCTTCCACCAGAAGAGCACATACATCATCAAAATCCACAAGTTCTGCAAGCACAGGAGAAGGAGCAAGTCCCACGTCCACCACTCTTCTTCCCACATCATCCCAATTCCGGAGCCGCCGTGCCATTCGGAGGAGTTCTTCGACGTCAGCCAGTGCTTGTACTACGACGCCACATGGAACTCAATGATCTCCGCGGAGGACATGGATGGTGACCCCATGGAGCCACCGCCGGTCGAGGAGAAGAACAGAGGCCGTAACGATAAAGACAACGACAATGAGGGCGGAAATGAGATTGATCGGCTTGCGGAGAAGTTCATCGCGAGCTGCCACGAGAAGTTTAGACTGGAGAAGCAGGAGTCTTACAGAAGGTACTTGGAAATGCTTGCGAGAAGCGTGTGA